In a genomic window of Gossypium arboreum isolate Shixiya-1 chromosome 7, ASM2569848v2, whole genome shotgun sequence:
- the LOC108472829 gene encoding UDP-arabinopyranose mutase 1-like, whose product MNEPATAIEAAVAASPLHQLKDELDIVIPTIRNLDFLEMWRPFLQPYHLIIVQDGDPSKTIKVPNGFDYELYNRNDINRILGPKASCISFKDSACRCFGYMVSKKKYIFTIDDDCFVAKDPSGKAINALEQHIKNLLSPSTPFFFNTLYDPFADGADFVRGYPFSLREGVPTAVSHGLWLNIPDYDAPTQLVKPLERNTRFVDAVLTIPKGTLFPMCGMNLAFDRQLIGPAMYFGLMGEGQPIGRYDDMWAGWCIKVICDHLGLGVKTGLPYIYHSKASNPFVNLRKEYKGIYWQEDIIPFFQQVVLPKDSTTVQKCYIELAKQVKEKLGKIDPYFDKLADAMVTWIQAWDGLNPTSASFSNGKTGDLVWM is encoded by the exons ATGAATGAACCCGCCACAGCAATAGAAGCAGCGGTAGCAGCATCACCACTGCATCAGCTGAAAGATGAACTTGACATTGTTATACCCACTATAAGAAACTTGGACTTTCTTGAGATGTGGAGGCCATTTTTGCAGCCTTACCATCTCATTATCGTTCAAGATGGTGATCCTTCCAAGACCATCAAGGTCCCTAATGGCTTTGACTACGAGCTTTACAATAGGAATGATATTAACAGGATTCTGGGTCCTAAGGCTTCCTGCATTTCATTCAAGGACTCCGCTTGCCGTTGCTTTGGTTACATGGTGTCCAAGAAGAAGTACATTTTTACCATCGACGATGACTGCTTT GTTGCTAAGGACCCATCTGGCAAAGCAATCAATGCACTTGAGCAGCACATCAAGAACCTGCTATCACCATCGACTCCCTTCTTTTTCAACACATTGTATGACCCATTTGCAGATGGTGCAGATTTCGTCCGTGGGTATCCATTCAGTCTCCGAGAGGGTGTTCCAACTGCTGTTTCTCATGGCCTGTGGTTAAACATCCCCGATTATGATGCACCAACCCAGCTTGTCAAGCCTCTTGAGAGGAACACTAG GTTTGTGGATGCGGTTCTCACAATACCAAAGGGCACCTTGTTCCCCATGTGTGGTATGAATTTGGCTTTCGACCGTCAGCTCATTGGCCCTGCCATGTACTTTGGACTCATGGGCGAGGGTCAGCCTATTGGACGCTACGACGATATGTGGGCTGGCTGGTGCATCAAG GTGATATGTGATCATTTGGGATTAGGGGTGAAAACGGGTCTACCGTACATCTACCACAGCAAAGCAAGCAACCCATTTGTGAACCTAAGGAAGGAGTACAAAGGCATCTACTGGCAAGAAGATATCATCCCATTTTTCCAACAAGTTGTTCTTCCAAAAGACAGCACCACTGTTCAAAAATGCTACATTGAACTGGCTAAGCAGGTCAAGGAGAAGCTTGGCAAAATTGACCCTTACTTTGACAAGCTGGCCGACGCCATGGTCACATGGATTCAAGCTTGGGATGGTCTCAACCCCACTTCTGCTTCTTTCTCGAATGGCAAAACAG GAGATTTAGTCTGGATGTAA